A window of the Dermatophagoides farinae isolate YC_2012a chromosome 2, ASM2471394v1, whole genome shotgun sequence genome harbors these coding sequences:
- the LOC124499949 gene encoding arf-GAP with dual PH domain-containing protein 1 gives MSESNRRRLFELLKIEGNQRCADCRDDGPEWASYTLGVFLCTQCASIHRKMGIHISRIKSLKLDNWEISHVQTMENNGNCRSNVYYERNVPLYYRRPNPHDPHVLREQWIRAKYERKEFVSEPMTSYADDYLEGFLYKRGKEDGKFLPRKFVLSSVEGTLKYFIKETSKTPKAVIKVVSANVTFCTNKINNPNALQISWNKDGFTRSIFVYSDSGKDIIDWYTAIRATKLRHLQIAFPEVPNDELILCLSRDYLKEGFLWKTGPRSTDSYKKRWFILDENRKLMYLEHPLEPYPKGEIFIGDSSEGYSVQTGIINGMKDFEQGHSFTLITPGRNWCLGVETADEMQQWIQALESVINRRSSIPNDAMKESTRNDLRDSYIKRNSNLLDQFKRIVK, from the exons ATGAGTGAAAGTAATCGTCGACgtttatttgaattattgaaaattgaaggCAATCAACGTTGTGCTGATTGTCGCGATGATGGTCCTGAATGGGCATCATATACACTCGGTGTATTTCTCTGTACTCAATGTGCAag CATCCATCGTAAGATGGGCATTCATATTAGTCGTATTAAATCGCTTAAATTGGATAATTGGGAAATATCACATGTacaaacaatggaaaataatGGCAATTGTCGTTCGAATGTTTATTATGAACGTAATGTTCCATTATATTATCGTCGTCCGAATCCACATGATCCGCA tgtTTTACGTGAACAATGGATTCGTGCTAAATATGAACGTAAAGAATTTGTCTCTGAACCAATGACTTCCTATGCAGATGATTATTTGGAAGGATTCCTTTATAAACGAGGAAAAGAAGATGGAAAATTCTTGCCACGgaaatttgttttatcatcCGTCGAGGGAACACttaaatatttcatcaaagAG ACAAGCAAAACACCGAAAGCCGTGATTAAAGTTGTATCGGCAAATGTAACATTTTGTAcgaacaaaatcaataatccAAATGCATTGCAAATATCCTGGAATAAAGATGGCTTCACACGAAGTATCTTTGTCTATAGTGATTCTGGTAAAGATATTATCGATTGGTATACGGCTATCCGAGCGACAAAACTTCGCCATCTACAAATTGCCTTTCCTGAAGTGCCGAATGATGAACTGATACTTTGTTTAAGTCGTGATTATCTTAAAGAAGGTTTCCTATGGAAAACTGGTCCACGATCGACGGATTCATATAAAAAACGATGGTTtattttggatgaaaatcgaaaacTGATGTATCTAGAACATCCATTAGAACCATATCCTAAAGGCGAAATTTTTATCGGTGATTCTAGTGAAGGATATTCGGTACAAACTGGTATCATTAATGGCATGAAAGATTTCGAACAAGGACATTCATTTACATTGATAACTCCAG GAAGAAATTGGTGTCTAGGTGTTGAAACAGCGGATGAGATGCAACAATGGATACAGGCATTAGAATCAGTTATAAATCGGCGATCATCAATACCCAATGATGCAATGAAGGAATCAACACGTAATGATCTTCGTGATTCCTATATCAAAAGAa ATTCCAATCTATTGGATCAATTTAAAAGGATagtcaagtga
- the LOC124499215 gene encoding LOW QUALITY PROTEIN: oxysterol-binding protein 1 (The sequence of the model RefSeq protein was modified relative to this genomic sequence to represent the inferred CDS: deleted 1 base in 1 codon) has translation MSNDNASIASSSSLAAASRSSPAHTDLKGWLFKWTNYIKGYQKRYFVLSHKELSYYRNPMECNQSCRGSIHLESAILHSYDSCSFDVSSGPKTFHLRAHNEVEKQNWISAIELAKVRLIRQMDAEYDDYFDITQNFSEIQTMLKTMQAKLNNLQQRKEFLSKQSSAFQQLIHQCEQSEQNCSMEFLPKIRAIKERVTVFYLTCTAIIKDSIDFYDCAQAHNRKLQVMLQHESQTRADLEDLVKTLAEQQSHLEQRAIEHQHHQQHTTSEHHHSASSRRDKSENENTEEEEFYDAEENASATEFSVTFPGKAHRIHSTPSTSSPINNNDDDNRPTSENSEHKKLNHHRRHKKLKNRKKLNSVNDSSNSNDEEDNDNYDEEEANSSSDDNEEIEIDVVTRKSVSFTSNNNNSASSVCGGGGGGKKHENSNDNFDGRVSNTFRSDSQASNDEDLAIIKRPHRQKIPHRPNHSLNLWSIMKNCIGKELTKIPMPVNFNEPLSMLQRMTEEFEYADLLHKAAKMNDPLEQMVYVAVFSVTCYSTTANRTNKPFNPLLGETYECDRTDDLGWKCISEQVSHHPPMLAQHCQARDWNCWREFSMTSKFRGKYLLINPLDITHLEFPASGNHYTWRKVNTTVNNIIVGKLWIDNHGEMNIINHKTGDSCHLTFHPYSYFSRETPKKVTGVVLSKDEKIKWVLNGTWDNKMEACKVLNPTQLTSKSSKPVIETGTPKLIWRRVLPTPEYEKMYNMTLLAVQLNEPEEGVAPTDSRLRPDQRLMEECRWDEANEVKSKLEEKQRAVRRKREEEAEEAAAKGLPYVPYEPVWFKKNKDPITDNPVHMFTDKYWKCKEKQEWSACPDIYLDEYKNWSQQLQFTK, from the exons ATGTCGAATGATAATGCATCgattgcatcatcatcatcattggcagCGGCGTCTCGTTCATCACCGGCACATACCGATTTAAAAGGTTGGCTTTTTAAATGGACCAATTATATAAAAGGTTACCAGAAACGATACTTTGTTCTTAGCCACAAAGAACTTTCTTATTATCG aaatccAATGGAATGTAATCAATCATGTCGTGGTTCAATCCATTTAGAATCAGCTATACTTCATTCATATGATAGCTGTTCATTTGATGTATCGAGTGGTCCGAAAACATTTCATCTACGTGCACATAATGAAGTCGAGAAACAGAATTGGATATCGGCCATCGAGTTGGCTAAAGTACGACTTATCCGCCAGATGGATGccgaatatgatgattattttgatataACCCAAAATTTTAgtgaaattcaaacaatgtTGAAAACTATGCAAGCAAAGTTGAATAATTTACAACAACGTAAAGAATTCCTTTCGAAACAAAGCAGTGCTTTCCAACAATTAATACATCAATGTGAACAAAGTGAACAGAATTGTTCCATGGAATTTTTGCCAAAAATACGTGCAATCAAAGAACGAGTCACGGTTTTCTATCTGACCTGTACGGCCATTATAAAGGATAGTATAGATTTTTATGATTGTGCCCAGGCACATAATCGAAAGCTACAGGTAATGCTGCAGCATGAATCACAAACACGTGCTGACTTGGAAGATCTGGTGAAAACATTAGctgaacaacaatcacatcTTGAACAACGTGCTAttgaacatcaacatcatcaacaacatacaACTTCcgaacatcatcatagtgCTTCTAGTCGTCGTGATAAatcagaaaatgaaaacacagaagaagaagaattcTATGATGCAGAAGAGAATGCATCGGCAACAGAATTTTCCGTAACATTCCCTGGAAAAGCTCATCGTATCCATTCAACACCGTCGACTTCATCaccaattaataataatgatgatgacaatagaCCAACAAGTGAAAATTCTGAACATAAAAAacttaatcatcatcgtcgccataagaaattaaaaaatcgtaaaaaattaaactcCGTGAATGATAGTAGCAAtagtaatgatgaagaagacaATGACAActatgatgaagaagaagccAATTCATccagtgatgataatgaagaaattgaaattgatgtcGTCACAAGAAAATCTGTTTCATTTacttcaaataataataattccgcATCATCTGTttgcggtggtggtggtggtggtaaaaaacatgaaaattcgaatgataattttgatggtCGTGTTTCAAATACGTTTCGATCCGATAGTCAAGCGtcgaatgatgaagatcTAGCCATCATCAAACGTCCACATCGACAAAAAATACCGCATCGACCGAATCATAGTTTGAATTTATggtcaataatgaaaaattgtatcGGCAAAGAATTAACGAAAATTCCTATGCCTGTGAATTTCAATGAACCACTTTCAATGTTACAACGTATGACtgaagaatttgaatatGCTGATCTATTGCACAAAGCtgccaaaatgaatgatccgTTAGAACAAATGGTTTATGTTGCCGTTTTCAGTGTTACCTGTTATTCAACAACCGCGAATCGAACGAATAAACCATTCAATCCATTATTAGGTGAAACATATGAATGTGATCGTACCGATGATCTTGGTTGGAAATGTATCTCTGAACAG GTAAGCCATCATCCACCAATGCTTGCACAACATTGTCAAGCACGTGATTGGAATTGTTGGCGTGAATTTAGTATGACAAGTAAATTTCGTGGAAAATATTTGCTCATCAATCCATTGGATATAACGCATCTGGAGTTTCCAGCATCAGGGAATCATTATACATGGCGTAAAGTCAACACAACGGTCAATAACATTATTGTTGGAAAATTATGGATCGATAATCATGGTGAAATGAATATCATTAATCATAAAACCGGTGATTCTTGCCATCTTACATTTCATCCTTATAGTTATTTTAGCCGTGAAACGCCCAAaaag GTAACTGGAGTTGTTCTCAGTAAAGAtgagaaaatcaaatggGTATTGAATGGAACTTGGGACAATAAAATGGAAGCATGTAAAGTGCTAAATCCAACACAGTTAACGTCCAAAAGTTCTAAACCTGTGATAGAGACTGGAACACCAAAATTGATTTGGAGACGCGTTCTTCCTAC AcctgaatatgaaaaaatgtacaaTATGACATTACTTGCTGTGCAATTAAATGAACCAGAAGAAGGTGTTGCACCTACCGATAGCCGTTTACGGCCAGATCAGCGATTGATGGAAGAATGTCGTTGGGATGAAGCGAATGAAGTGAAAAGTAAAttggaagaaaaacaacGTGCCGTACGTCGAAAAAGGGAAGAAGAAGCCGAGGAAGCAGCTGCGAAAGGTTTGCCATATGTTCCATATGAACCGGTATGGTTCAAAAAGAAC AAGGATCCAATTACCGATAATCCGGTACATATGTTTACGGATAAATATTGgaaatgtaaagaaaaacaagaatgGTCCGCTTGTCCAGATATTTATcttgatgaatataaaaattggTCACAACAACTACAATTTACTAAATAG